One part of the Solirubrobacterales bacterium genome encodes these proteins:
- the frr gene encoding ribosome recycling factor, with the protein MIEELLSDARERMAKSVESTRNEFATVRTGRASPQLLDRIVVDYYGAITPLNQLAGVAASEARLITVTPYDKGSIGLIEKAIQESDLGISPSNDGNVIRLSIPEMTEERRREMVKVVHGVAEEGRVAVRAVRRDVIGDLRELKKEGDVGEDDERRAEEELQKATDAATGEIDSLLKGKEEEILEV; encoded by the coding sequence ATGATCGAAGAGCTGCTTTCAGACGCCCGCGAGAGGATGGCCAAGTCGGTTGAGTCGACTCGGAACGAGTTCGCGACGGTGCGGACCGGCCGGGCCTCGCCGCAGCTGCTCGATCGGATCGTGGTGGACTACTACGGGGCGATCACTCCACTCAACCAGCTTGCCGGGGTAGCCGCCTCGGAAGCCCGCCTGATCACGGTCACGCCCTACGACAAGGGGTCGATCGGCCTGATCGAGAAGGCGATCCAGGAGTCCGATCTGGGCATCAGCCCGTCAAACGACGGCAACGTGATCCGTCTATCGATCCCGGAGATGACCGAGGAGCGGCGGCGGGAGATGGTGAAGGTTGTGCACGGGGTGGCCGAGGAAGGCCGGGTCGCGGTCCGGGCCGTCCGCCGTGATGTGATCGGTGATCTGCGTGAGTTGAAGAAAGAGGGTGACGTCGGGGAGGACGACGAGCGTCGCGCCGAAGAGGAGCTTCAGAAGGCAACCGATGCCGCCACCGGTGAGATCGATTCCCTGCTCAAGGGCAAGGAAGAGGAAATCCTCGAGGTGTGA
- the uppS gene encoding polyprenyl diphosphate synthase — MTGPRYVAIITDGNGRWAVRRGVPIREGHQAGADTVKARLRDAVEFGIRELTVFSFSTENWSRSEEEVTDLMEMFSRRIVEETPELHDEGVRMRFIGRREGVDPELLDQMDAAERLTSSNRTITFFIAFNYGGRAELVDAARRFTGTTEEEFRRCLYAPEMHDPELLIRTSGEQRISNYLLWQCAYSEFVFRDELWPEFTREAFAESLAEYGRRQRRFGRREAG, encoded by the coding sequence GTGACCGGGCCGAGGTATGTCGCGATCATCACCGACGGCAACGGGCGCTGGGCCGTCCGTCGGGGGGTGCCGATCCGTGAGGGCCATCAGGCCGGTGCCGACACCGTAAAGGCCCGGCTCCGGGACGCAGTCGAGTTCGGGATCCGGGAACTGACAGTTTTCTCCTTTTCGACCGAGAACTGGTCCCGGTCCGAAGAAGAGGTGACCGATCTGATGGAGATGTTCTCCCGCCGGATCGTCGAGGAAACCCCGGAGCTCCATGACGAGGGGGTCCGGATGCGGTTCATCGGGCGTCGCGAAGGAGTCGACCCCGAGCTGCTCGATCAGATGGATGCCGCCGAGCGACTCACCTCATCGAACCGCACCATCACCTTCTTCATCGCTTTCAACTACGGCGGCCGGGCCGAACTGGTGGATGCCGCCAGGCGCTTCACCGGAACGACCGAGGAGGAGTTCCGGCGGTGTCTTTACGCCCCCGAGATGCATGACCCCGAACTGCTGATCCGCACCAGCGGGGAACAACGAATCTCCAACTACCTGTTGTGGCAGTGCGCCTACTCCGAGTTCGTGTTCAGGGATGAACTCTGGCCGGAGTTCACCCGGGAGGCCTTCGCGGAATCGCTGGCCGAGTACGGTCGCCGCCAGCGTCGATTCGGACGGAGGGAGGCGGGTTGA
- a CDS encoding phosphatidate cytidylyltransferase translates to MRGETAKRVLVAVPWAAFAIAIIVLGGPVFAVALLGFGVIGLREFFLMAADSRPMLWPAAVALAGMLAAAYFGTSFNVLMMVAVPFPLVFVAAALREDREAVTIAIAVTLLGAFWIGIPLAHAVMLRDLPDHGGALLINVLVGTFAADTGAYAVGRMIGNRKLAPALSPNKTIEGLIGGIVIGTLGVWCAGLYQDWFSGVDALILGLAVAIAAPLGDLFESMLKRDLDTKDTGALFGPHGGLLDRLDGVLFTVVVGYYVSIALVY, encoded by the coding sequence TTGAGGGGCGAAACGGCGAAACGGGTCCTGGTGGCGGTCCCCTGGGCGGCCTTTGCGATCGCGATCATTGTGCTCGGCGGGCCGGTGTTCGCGGTAGCCCTGCTCGGCTTCGGAGTGATCGGACTGCGGGAGTTCTTCCTGATGGCCGCAGACTCGAGGCCGATGCTCTGGCCGGCCGCCGTTGCCCTGGCCGGAATGCTCGCTGCCGCCTACTTCGGCACCTCGTTCAACGTCCTGATGATGGTGGCAGTCCCGTTTCCGCTGGTGTTTGTCGCGGCGGCTCTCCGGGAGGACCGCGAGGCAGTCACGATCGCGATCGCGGTCACTCTGCTGGGAGCTTTCTGGATCGGAATCCCGCTGGCACACGCCGTGATGCTGAGGGACCTGCCGGATCACGGCGGGGCGCTTCTGATCAATGTCCTGGTCGGGACCTTCGCTGCCGATACCGGGGCCTATGCGGTCGGCCGGATGATCGGCAACCGCAAGCTGGCCCCGGCGCTTTCACCGAACAAGACCATCGAGGGCCTGATCGGTGGCATCGTGATCGGGACCCTGGGAGTCTGGTGTGCCGGGCTCTACCAGGACTGGTTTTCCGGAGTCGACGCGCTCATTCTGGGGCTGGCGGTGGCCATCGCGGCTCCGCTCGGGGATCTCTTCGAGTCGATGCTCAAGCGTGACCTTGACACCAAGGACACGGGAGCCCTGTTCGGGCCGCACGGGGGACTGCTGGACCGACTCGACGGGGTGCTCTTCACGGTTGTCGTCGGCTACTACGTGTCGATCGCCCTGGTCTACTGA